In Helianthus annuus cultivar XRQ/B chromosome 3, HanXRQr2.0-SUNRISE, whole genome shotgun sequence, a single window of DNA contains:
- the LOC110895878 gene encoding zinc finger CCCH domain-containing protein 5 has translation MEEQPKSFSRKEKRKALKKEKRKQIRKEVAEKARAQEEARLNDPELQRQIQMEEEREKERLERERKDFEERERIFLEKKNKEEELERIERESKLQLEGAEEGHNEDDEWEYVEEGPPEIIWQGNEIIVKKNKVRVKKKDANQETKEEDPNRPTSNPLPPQHEAYAAFKNAPMTSAELLNTVAQQVPNFGTEQDKAHCPFHIKTGACRFGLHCNRVHYYPDKSNTLLIKNMYNGPGLAWEQDEGLEYTEEEVERSYEEFYEDVHTEFLKFGEILNFKVCRNGSFHLRGNVYVHYKSLDSAVMAYSAVHGRYFAGKQVKCEFVSLTRWKVAICGEYMKSRLKTCSRGSACNFLHCFSNPGGDYEWADCDKAPPRYWVNKMTALFGYSDESPKDQQHSSTIFTSDRDSYHYKRHRSIDSSQHNGNSSRSYREETHARKSRRRERQEDDNVYEDATEYINNHNPETDSDGDRLDRKRHGDRSEIHTRKKSKSRDHHRRTPVSRGSSSSDEDLCTHAHAKRKSRHRKNIAESSKDVKTEPSEGDLLRQKTKSTRRRSRHDDRVEVDYQESKKAEGRRQHRPRSHESADKNDASDRWQPHIEHDYDYEISDGRKPKDRIIDHETPSGSVVEDASKEMQRSRERDDRTREKRKRI, from the exons ATGGAGGAACAGCCGAAAAGCTTTAGCCGGAAGGAGAAGCGTAAGGCGTTGAAGAAGGAGAAGCGGAAGCAAATACGGAAGGAGGTAGCCGAGAAAGCTCGCGCCCAGGAAGAAGCTCGCCTCAATGATCCTGAACTGCAACGACAGATTCAGATGGAGgaggagagagagaaagagaggttAGAGAGGGAAAGAAAGGACtttgaggagagagagaggatctTTCTAGAGAAGAAGAACAAGGAAGAAGAATTAGAGCGGATCGAAAGAGAATCAAAGCTACAGCTG GAAGGAGCTGAGGAAGGTCataatgaagatgatgaatgggAATATGTAGAGGAGGGGCCTCCTGAAATCATTTGGCAAGGAAATGAGATAATAGTTAAGAAGAATAAAGTCAGGGTGAAGAAGAAAGACGCCAATCAAGAAACGAAAGAAGAG GATCCTAATAGACCTACATCAAATCCACTTCCTCCACAACATGAAGCCTATGCTGCTTTCAAGAATGCACccatgacatcagcagagttgcTGAACACTGTTGCCCAGCAGGTCCCAAACTTTGGTACAGAACAG GATAAAGCTCATTGTCCATTTCACATAAAAACCGGAGCATGTAGATTTGGGTTGCATTGTAACAGAGTTCATTACTACCCAGATAAATCTAACACGTTGCTCATCAAGAATATGTACAATGGACCTGGCCTTGCTTGGGAACAAGATGAGGGACTTGAG TATACAGAGGAGGAAGTGGAGCGCAGTTATGAAGAATTTTACGAAGATGTGCATACAGAGTTTTTGAAGTTTGGAGAAATTTTAAATTTCAAG GTGTGCAGAAATGGTTCTTTCCATTTGCGAGGCAACGTATATGTCCACTATAAGTCGTTGGATTCAGCTGTGATGGCTTACAGTGCTGTACATGGTCGTTATTTTGCTGGCAAACAG GTTAAATGTGAGTTCGTTAGTCTAACTAGATGGAAGGTTGCCATATGCGGGGAGTACATGAAATCAAGGCTCAAG ACATGTTCCCGAGGGTCTGCTTGCAACTTTTTACACTGTTTCAGTAACCCTGGTGGAGACTATGAATGGGCTGATTGTGATAAAGCGCCGCCTAGATATTGGGTCAACAAGATGACTGCTTTGTTCGGGTATTCAGATGAGAGTCCAAAGGACCAGCAACACTCCTCCACGATATTTACATCAGACAGAGACAG TTATCACTACAAAAGACACCGGTCTATTGACTCGAGTCAACACAACGGAAATTCCAGTAGAAGCTACCGTGAAGAAACTCATGCACGAAAGAGCAGACGCCGTGAACGCCAAGAAGATGACAACGTTTATGAAGATGCAACGGAATATATAAATAATCACAACCCGGAAACTGATTCTGATGGAGACCGGTTGGACAGGAAGAGGCACGGTGATCGTTCAGAAATACACACCAGGAAAAAGAGTAAATCGAGAGATCATCATAGGAGAACTCCTGTCTCTCGTGGCAGTAGTAGTTCTGATGAAGATTTATGCACACACGCTCACGCTAAAAGGAAGTCACGACACAGAAAGAACATCGCAGAGTCATCTAAAGATGTGAAAACCGAACCTAGTGAAGGCGACTTGTTAAGACAGAAAACCAAATCCACCCGTCGAAGATCACGGCATGATGATCGCGTTGAGGTGGACTACCAAGAATCTAAGAAAGCTGAGGGCCGTAGACAGCATCGGCCCAGGTCACATGAAAGTGCAGACAAAAATGACGCAAGTGACCGTTGGCAGCCGCACATTGAACATGATTATGATTATGAGATATCTGATGGTAGGAAACCGAAAGACAGGATAATAGATCATGAAACACCTTCGGGTAGTGTTGTGGAAGACGCATCAAAAGAAATGCAGCGTAGTCGTGAGCGTGACGACAGAACAAGGGagaagagaaaaagaatttga
- the LOC110895879 gene encoding uncharacterized protein LOC110895879, which produces MKVMKHLKSLKFWSKKKKKKRITTIHHHSPPPCCCSPAFQPSAPPLPSRLDYEQQTYTQHLLTADVKFSVLPKEHDISNVNPSSSSGDVETGCSYQQYMVKNPVYGVPVLQSTETERSAGAVGCVFNIGAHLFRCFFPCFRIRDVQHNFNFKSFTN; this is translated from the coding sequence ATGAAAGTGATGAAACACCTAAAATCCCTCAAGTTCTggtccaaaaagaagaagaagaaaaggatcACAACCATCCACCACCATTCTCCACCACCATGCTGCTGCAGCCCTGCGTTTCAGCCGTCAGCTCCGCCATTACCCTCGCGGTTAGATTACGAACAGCAGACCTACACTCAACATCTGTTGACAGCTGATGTAAAGTTCTCTGTATTGCCAAAAGAACATGACATCAGCAATGTGAATCCATCATCTTCATCTGGTGATGTGGAAACTGGTTGTTCTTATCAGCAATATATGGTTAAGAATCCAGTTTACGGAGTGCCTGTGCTGCAGTCAACAGAAACAGAGAGGTCTGCGGGTGCCGTTGGATGTGTGTTTAATATCGGTGCTCATTTGTTCCGCTGCTTCTTCCCCTGTTTTCGCATTAGGGATGTCCAACATAATTTCAATTTTAAATCCTTTACTAACtaa